A part of Pantanalinema sp. genomic DNA contains:
- a CDS encoding tRNA lysidine(34) synthetase TilS C-terminal domain-containing protein: RLARPDTDRFVPWGRQKARPLARFLAKQRLARPVMERLPVLAAGDDVLWAVGIRRSAHAPIGPATRRIVRAIGEKPQGAG, from the coding sequence GCGTCTCGCCCGCCCCGACACCGATCGCTTCGTCCCCTGGGGCCGGCAGAAAGCGCGACCGCTCGCTCGATTCCTCGCCAAGCAGCGCTTGGCGCGTCCTGTCATGGAGCGTTTGCCCGTGCTCGCCGCAGGCGACGACGTGCTCTGGGCGGTGGGGATACGGCGATCGGCCCACGCCCCGATCGGCCCGGCGACGCGGCGCATCGTGAGAGCGATCGGCGAAAAGCCGCAGGGGGCCGGATGA